GTTGAGTCACTGGCTTGCTGGTTTCCTTGGTTTCTTTCTTGTAAGGCGATTGGAAATAGGTGTCCATTTCAATCTTCAGCGAAACCGGGATGGCTTCCGGCGAACTCAACTGCAATTTCTGGGTACCAGCCTTTTGCGCTTCGCGGCGAACCTTATCGGATTCCCCTTGGAACGTCAGCGCATTGATCACCAAAAACTGTCGGCTGCGTTCCAACTCATACAGGAATTTTCGCAGGTTCGGATATTCGCCGATGATGTTCGTATCAATCCCCAATACCGGATAGATTTTCTGGGTCTCGTTTTCTTTGCCGTTTTTAGGCGGAATTGGCTGACCGTTTTCATCCACCAAGGGTTCGGCTTCGGCCACACGATAGGTCGAATCTCCCGTCAAGACGCCGTATTTTTTCCCGAGAACATCAATCTCATTAATGATTTCAGTCATCCCACGTTCATCTTGCTTCAGATACTGATCGAAATCCTTCAAACTGGCCATAATCATTTCGGCATTTGAAGCCTGTTTCTGACGCTTCATCTCATCGCTATTGGCCTTTTCAATCTGTTGGCGAATTCCCGCCTCACGATCTTTCAGGGTGCTTAATTCCGAACTCAATGGCTGCACCTTTGAGAAGTAATAAAAAATCACCACACCCACAAAAACCAGCGCGGCCACCAACGCAATGACTTCCATCAAACTCAAACGGCTTTGTTCGATCAACTCGCGCGATTTGGCGGAAAACTCCTTGACGCTCAGGCTTTGACGCAAATTCATTATTGTCCACCTCCTGCCTGAGCGCTGGCAATTTGATTATTGGCGTTAAGCTTCGTTCCGGCATTCGGTGGGAAGTATTCAACTTTCAATTCAAATTCAATCTCATCCGTGCCATCAACGGTCTTTTTGCTCATCGGAATGACTTTGAACCGACCCGTGTCGTGAAAACGATTAATCATCGTGGTCACGTCCTGCCCGGTTTTCCCAATCACGGTCAGGGTCAGCGTCGCAGCATTTATGGTTCCATCAAAAGCTTCTTCCCGTTCGTTTGGCAGAATTTGGTTGACGGCTACCCGCAGCACACGAACGCCCGCTGGCAAGCTTCGTTCGGTGTCACTCAGCAATTGCGCCCAGGAAAACGAGCGGCGAGCAATCAGTTCATTCGCCGCGACCAATTGTTTGTTTTGGTCCGGCGAAATGGTGACACTGGTCGTGACTGGCTTGGTCACTTTGACTTGGCTTTCCAGCGCTTTAACCTGCATTCTTTGAAGAGAGATTTGGCTTTTTAGCAATTCAGCGCTTCCAACGATGTTTATTAAAAAGTAGGCTGGAATTACAAACAGCAGCAGGATCACCAGCCAGAATAATCGCCGGTTGCGGAAAGGTTGATTTGATAAATTTACAAGAGATTTCATAATCCGATTCTATGAAGAAGCCTTCTCAAATTTGAATGAAAGTTCGCACAAATCACTGAGGATTGTTATGGGGCATCAAGCGGCGGCAGACTAAAACATCAAAAGGTTGCTGTAAAGCCAGACTGATTCTTCCCGTGAGGGGCTTCGTGTGCCGGCGCTAGAAAGCCCGGATAAAAAAATCGAGGTGACCTTTCAGCGTCTCCGCGTGACTGATCACCTCACACAAACTACACACACGTGCCCTATCACGCTGCCGCCTCCAAAAGGTTCCCTGAATTTCTGTGTTCTTCATAAAAATTTTTCTGAACGGAGTGGCTCCAAGTCTCTGCTCGAATTAGAGCTTTGGTTTGCTTGTCATTTCGCCATCCGGTTCGGCATACTGCCGACGTTTTTGTCGCATTCTTCCGAAAAGGAAACAAAATGACTCCGTCCCCAACAAAGATCATGCGCGGAATTTCCGGCGCGCGGTGGCATTTGGCCAGTTGCGATGAATCAGCAGTTCGAACTTTGCGCCAGGAAACCGGCGAAGAAGAGGTTCTGATCCGCTGCCTTCTCAATCGCGGTTTGTCACACGCGACAGAAATCAAAAAGTTCCTGGCACCGGAGTTTTCCACGGACTTACATCCGCCTTCGCTGTTGCGGGATATGGCCCAAGCCGTTGCTCGACTGCGACAAGCCATCGCCAATCGCCAAAAAATTTTGATCGTCACGGATTTTGACGTGGACGGAACGACTTCCAGCGTCATTCTTTCCCAGACCTTGAAGCTGTTGGGAGGCGGTGATTTGATCGAATGTTACATCCCGAATCGTTTTACAGAAGGATACGGTTTATCCAAACAAATTGTCGAAAAAGCTGCAAAAGAAGGATTTAGCCTGATCGTTACCGCCGACATCGGGATTAAATCTCACGCCGAAGCCCGGCTTGCCCGCCAATCGGGAGTTGACTTAATCATTTGCGACCACCATTTACCCGATGGTGAAGACGTTCCGGCGGACGCCTTTGCCGTGCTTTGCCCAAAAGGCTCATCCGGCATTGGATACCCGAACAAACATTTGGCAGCCTGCGGAGTTTCGCTGAAATTGGCACAAGCGCTGCTCGAAGACCATCCCAAACGCGACGCGATTGTTGCCAGTCTGGCCAAGATGACGGCGATTGGTACCGTAGCCGATATGGTGGACTTGGCGGTCAGCGAAAACCGCGCCATTGTCTCGCACGGATTAAAAGGACTAAGCCAACCCAGCGCCAATCCCGGATTGCGGGCATTGTTGAAGTTATCGAACGTCGGCAATCCGATCACTCCGTTCGATGTCGGCTTCAAAATCGGCCCGCGGATTAATGCCGCTGGCCGAGTCGCTCACGCCAACACTGTGTTGAAACTGTTTGGGACCTCTGACGAAAATGAAGCCAATAAGTTGGCGCTCGAATTGGAGCAGATGAACTCCACACGGCAACACATTCAGTCCGTTCTGGTCGAAAAGCTCAAACAGTCGCTCGAACAAAAAAAGGACGATCTTGACCGCGTGCTCGTCTTTTCGGGAACTGAAGAAGAAGGGTTTCACCGGGGCGTGCTTGGCATTGCCTGCTCCAAGATTGTCGAAATGACCGGACGACCGACGTTGATTTGCTCCATCGAAAATGGATTGGCGCACGGCAGCGCGCGTTCAATCAATGGCTTTCACATTGTCGAAGCCCTGGATTCGGCGTCCGAAGTATTGGTCAAGTACGGAGGCCATCCGATGGCGGCGGGTTTTACGGTCGAAGGCGGCAAAATTGAAGAGTTGCGGTGGCGTTTGAACCGTTATGCGGCGGAAGTTTTGAACGAGGAAGATTTGGGACGAATCTTTACCGCAGACGCGGAGCTTGAGTTGGGAGACGCCACCGTCGCTATGATCAAGTCGCTGGCCAGATTGGAACCGTACGGAGTCGGCAATCCACAGCCACTCTTTCTGTTGCGGCGCGTGCCGCTGCGCTCAGCGCAAATACTGAAGGAAAAACACTTAAAGCTCCAGTTGGGTCGTGAGAAAACCCTGCTCGAAGCCTTGTGGTGGAATGCCATTGAACATCAATCCAGGCTGATCATCGGCAAGGAAATCAGTTTGATGTGCCGTCTGGAAATCAACAGTTGGAATAATCGCGAAACGTGTCAGCTCAAAGTGGTTGACGTAGCGGTTGAGTAATCGAAATAAACACAACGACGAATGTTCTCGAATGCACACGAATGAAAGAGCCGGATATAAGCCGATGCGGAACATCATTCGGGTTCATTTGTCTTTATTCGTAGTTCAAACCTTTTACCCCAAAATCATTCAGGAGATTTCAGTGATTCGACATATCGTCATCTTCAAGTTCAAACCCGAAGTATCGCAAACCGACCGCAACGGTTTTCTGGAAATGTTGCGCGCGTTGCCGTCGAAAATTTCCGAGATCATAGATTTTGAAGCCGGATTCGATGTCGTTCGTTCGGCGCGCGCATTTGATTTGGCTTTGGTCTCCACGTATGCCGACTTGGCAGCGCTTGACCGCTATGCCAAGCACGAACACCACCTGCCAGTCATTGCGCGTTCAAAAGAAATTTGCGAGCAAATTGCTTCGGTTGATTTTGAGTGCTGAGCCTCAGTTTCCGGTCGGTTTCAAAAACTCCACGCCGACGGGTTCGCCGTCAAACTTCACTTGCAATCTTGATGGTTGGTCGCTGGCCGGGCGATAGGTCACGATCACTTGTGGAGCGGGCGTCATTGCTCCGCAAGTAATCTGGTTCGGGATTTCCCTTGTGTGGCGAACCAGAGCCAGCTTTCCCCAATTCGCGCGAAACTTGTAGGTGCGAACGCCGCTGACAACCGTCAGCGTCACTTCTTTGTCCGAACAATCCAGGCGCGTCAACAATCCGCGCACCTGTTCGCCGTCGAATCGTTTGCCCGGAGGTCGCGTCGGATCGTCCGCAGGCTGACTTGCTGTTTCCTGTTCACGGCGCAACCGCCTTTCCGTTTCAGCCCGTTCCTGGACAACTTCCGATTCGCGCAGGTCAATTGACTGAAGTAATTGATTCGCACGCTGCCGAATATCAACATTCGCTCCTTTGGCAAGAAGCGTTTTGAGGGTTTGCCTCGCCTGCGAAAATTGATGCAATTTCAAATACACCTGCGCCAGCGTGTACTGAAAATCCTCCCTGCCTGGTTCCAGAGCAATCGCCTTTTTGGCCAGTTCGACGGATTCCTCCAGATTTTCATGTTCCACCAGGTTGATGAACGCCAGCGTTTTGTATGTGTCCGGAAAGTCCGGCATCAATTCACGGGCGCGATTGAGGGAAGCGCGCATGGCAGTCACGGCTTGTGGATCAAAGTAAGAAACGAAGCCGGTCGAATCCACATACTGCTGCTGCCAGGCGAATGCGTGCGAGTAATACGTCAGGTAAGTTGCCGAGCCTGTTTCAATCGCCTGCTGCAAAAGCTGCCGTGCCTCGCCATAATGTTTTTGCTTCAGCCGCAATAACCCAAGAGAACTCAGCGCAAGCGGCTGTTTCGGATCAATCTTCAGCGCGCGCTCCAAAGCAAATTCCGCCGTGTCATCCTGTTCGATGTGCCAGAGCAAATCGCCCAAGTGTGCTTTCAGCTCCGCATCACCAAGCTCAGTAATGGTTATGCTCTCGTCGGTTTCGATCCTGCGATTGAAACTGATCGTTTGCGAATTGAATTTGTTGCGGCGAACGTATTCGCGCAACTCCAATTCCAAATTGGCGATGTCAGTTTGAAAAATTTGCTTGAAGGCTTCTTCGGCGGACAAACCATCGGTCAGCGCGGCGAGAAACTCACGGCAGCGGGACTGCCTGTCAGCATCGCCCGCCATCATCCAATGCACCAGCGCCCACGACTGCGCATAAAACACAGTTTTCTTGTCCGTTTCCTGATAAACCGGCGAATCGTTGCTGACCGTCAGCAGTGTTTGCATCGGCAACCACCCGGCTTCGCGCAGTTTTCGCAGGTGAGCCGGAATTGGTTGGCCAATCACAATCTGCCTGCCATCGCCGACCAGAACGAACGTGCCAAAGTATTCCGCCAGCCCTTCGTTCAGCCAGGCAGGCAAAGACCGCTTGCTCCCGCTCGTCAAAAAATGAACGTACTCGTGAAAGATGACGGCTTCCGGGTCTTGGCGACGGTAATCCGTGGTCAGCGTGATGTATGCGGAATCGTTGCTGGATTGCAGGTAACCCGACACGTCCGTGGGTTTGCCGTGATAAAGCGGTTTGAATGGTTCGTAGGATTCGACGTCTTTGAAAACGAAGACGGTGACAGGCGGGGCGAAGCGCCGTTGCCAGATGCCGGACAGCCTGGAAACAGCTTCGCGGAATTTTTCAAGTTCTGCACCGACTCGGCGAATCTGCTTTTCGCTGGCATTGCCGACCAGCGTGAAATGCTTCGATTGCGCTTTCAGCCAGACCTCGTTCGCGCTGGCTCGGCTGGCCGATGAAAGCAATTCGTTCTGCCAAAATGTCAGAACAAACAGGATGATTGAGCTAAAAAGCGCTTTTCGCTTCATGGTCTCACCTCTTCAAATCTCGGTGGATGCAGACCAGTTGTTAATGGTTCATCGGATTCAATTCATCAAACACATCAATCAGCGCTTTCGCGGTTCTGGCCGAATCGTGACGCACCAGGGAAGTCGCCGACATCACATCACCAGCTTTGACCAGTTTTACCCCCAAACGGTGAAGGTCAGCAACATCCACGCGGACTTGGCGGGCTTTTTCTTCTTCGTACTTCAAGGCCATTTCTGCTGGAACCGTGCCTTGATGCACCAGGACGGCGTCGGGCGAACGGCCGGCGTAGCGGATGATCTGCGCCACGTGCTGAGACGCCGAATAATCGTCCGTTTCGCCGTGTTTGGTCATCAGGTTGAGCACATAAATTACCGGCGCGCGGGTCTGGCGGATGGCTTCGGGAATTCCCTTGACCAACAAATTCGGAATGGTCGAGGTGAACAGGTCGCCGGGCGCAAAGACGACAAAATCGCTTTCCAAAATGGCTTCGACGGCTTCGGGGTTGGCGTCTGCCTGCGGGTCAAGGTATACGCGTTCAATCGGGATTCGAGCGTCGTGTTCGGGCACACTGATGTTAGCTTCGCCTGCGACAATTTTTCCATCTGCGAGTTCGGCATACAGATGCGAATGGTTCCAGGTGACGGGGATGACTCGGCCACGAATTTTGAGGATGCGGCTGATGGCTTCGACGGCTTCTTTTTCCGAGCCGAGCATTTTCGTCAGCGCCAGCAAAAACAGATTGCCGAAACTGCGATTTTCCAGCGGGGCGTTGACAAAGCGGAAGGAAAACAAATCCCGAAGCAGTTTGCTTTCTTCGGAAAGCGCCACTAAACAGCGCCGCACGTCGCCCGGAGGCAGCATCCCGAATTCATCCCGCAACCGTCCGGAATCTCCGCCGGAATCCATCATCGTCACGATGGAATTTATCTGCAGATTTTCGTATGGCCCCAGGCCGGACAACACACTGAACGATCCGGTTCCGCCGCCGATCACAGAAACCGTGTAGGTTTTGTCTGAGGGATGATTGTTGGCCACTGGACTGTTTTCTCCGGCTAATGCACCAACGTTATGATGTTGCCCAATCCGTCAGTTCGGGCAACAGCAATGCGGATTTCGGTTCCGCAGCCCATTCCTTGCCCCATTCTCTGCAAAGATGCGCCAGCGGCGCTTTCAATGCCGGAAGCGGATTCGCGCCGGGAGTCATCGCCGCCGTCTGTTCGCGTAACCATGCTAGCAGTTCGTCCAGCTTGGCAAAGGTTCCTTTCGTCAACGCCTCGCGCAAATGCGGAACCGTTTTCTGTTCAAAATCCAGCTTGCGGCCTAAATCCACAATGTCCGGCAACATCAACGAAGCTTCGCTGAGCGATAAATCAATCCTGGATAGCAGGGAGTTATACACCTGTCTGGAGACGCGATCGGCTTTGACGCGGACTTCGCTGAGCAATGCCACGCCTTTGGCTTTTGAAGGTTCTCCGTGCGGCACGACCTGGCAGTACAACTTGAGTTTCGGTTCCGTGCCGGAAGGACGCACGGTCAGGTAAAACGCATCCGTTGCGAACTGGATCACGTTTCTCGGCAATTTGTCCGTTTCGCTGACAAAGGGACCGAAAACATCCTGATCCCAGAAATCCACAATTTTGCGCACCGCGTAACCGCCAATTTCCGTCGGCGGATTTTCGCGCAGGGATGCCATAATCCGGTCGCGCTTCATCACGCCATCTGCGCCGGTCATGGTGATGGAGCGGCTGACATCGTCGTATTCGCCAAGCTCTTCCAATATGCCGGTGTAATAATCCAGCAGCGTTTTCCCCTGCTGCTGCAAGCGTTGATAGAGCGCCGCCAGATACATACACGCCGGCGTCGAATCCTTGTCCATAATCGAAGGAATCATCAAAACGCCGTGGCTTTCTTCGGTGGCAAAAACCAGTTGTTCGGGTTTGAACGGAATGGCGGCAAAGCGTTTCTTGCGCTCGGTGGCGGGCTTGGCGAGTTCTTTGAGCACATCAGCAACATATTTGAATCCGACCAGCAAATCATCCACCAACCAGGAATCGCCCGCTTTTTCAACGATCTTGCCCAGAATGCGCGTCGTCACCAACGTTTCGATGACCAACCCTTTGCGCTGCGGGCCTTCTGGATCGAGCATCAGGTAATACCCCAACATCGCCGCAATCTGGTTGCCGTCGAAGTGATACCAGGAACCATCCGGCATACGCGCTTCCATCCCAACGCGGTCAGCGTCGGGATCGCTGGATAAAACAATTCCCGCGCCGTTGGCTTCGGCGTAAGCCTTCGCCGGTTCTGTGGCCTGCGGAACTTCCGGGTTGGGCGCTTTGAAGGGAATGACGGAAAAACTACCGTCGGGACCTTCATCGGGCGGGGTGATCAACGGGAAATTCAGCCGCTGGAACACATCGCCGACCGTCGTCAATCCGCAACCGCACAATGGCGTGTACAACACAGGCACCTTCGGATCGGGCGTGAAAATGTTTTCGTACAGCTTGACGTAAGTCTCGATGTAATCCTGATGCAATTCGCCCGGAACCGCGCGAATCAATCCCTGATTCAACGCCTGATCAAACGGCAGCAGTTTCACGTCCTTGGCCTGCTCCATGATGTCCACCAGTTGCTGGTCGTTCGGCGCGACGGGCTGGCTGCCATATTGGTCGTAAACTTTGACGCCGTTGTCGTCGGGCGGATTGTGCGAAGCCGACAAATTGATGCCGCCAACCGCGCCAAGCTGGCCGATCATGAAAGACAATTCGGGCGTGGTCAGCACGGCTTTTTCCACGGCGGGTTCGGCGTAATACGCAGTGATGCCGTTGCCCGCATAAATTTCACAGGCGAGTTTGGCCAGCGACCGCGAAGAAACACCAATCAGCGGATGATCGTTGCCGAGAAATTTATAGACTCCGGCGATGTCGTTGAACTGGCGAACATCATTGGCGACGACCACAGATAAATCGTCCCGGTCGGGAAACGCCGCTTTCAGGTATTGCGAATGGCCTTGCACGGTCATGGCAATCGTCGTCGGATTCAACCGGTTGGAGCCGTAGCCGACTCTGCCGCGTCGCCCGCCGGTTCCAAACGGCAGCACCTGCCAAAACGCATCAAATACCAGATCAAGGTGTTGCGCTTCCAAATGGCGCTCAAGGATTTCAGGATAGGCATAGGGGATTTTGCCAGACAACCAGAGTTGCAATCGTTCGGCGGCGGCTCGCCCCAGATCGCCGTATTTTTCAGCCAGCAGTTCGTAAAACTTTGTATGTTCCATAGCAGTTTTCAGTTTCAGAATAACAGATGGTTTCAACCGAATGGAGATGGAGATTTCCGTCGTAACCGACGCTTCGCCGCGTTAGCGGCGAAGCGTCGGTTACGTAGCAACGTTCATTCCGATCTCAAGCAATCGAATAATCGGTCAGTGAAGATTTGTCGCCCAAAGCGGCCCCATCCACTTTCGAGTTTCTTCCGATGATGGCGCTTTTGCCGATGATCGAGTTGCGGACTTCAGCGGCTTTGCCAACGCGCGCGCCTGCCAGCAGAACGCTGTTTTCGATTTTGACGCGTTCTTCGATCACACAGTTTGCGCCCAAGACCGAGTTGATGATTTCCGTGCCGGGTTTGATCAAACAACTGGGATCAATCACCGAAAGCGCGTCAATTTTCGCGGGTTCGGCTTCAGCCGAAAGCGTTGAAGTGTTTGAGGTAGCAACGGGCATTCGCTCCACATCGAAGGATTTGATTCGACCATTGATCAAATCGTCATTGGCCTGCCAGTATCGCTGCGGCGTGCCGATGTCCAACCAGTAATCCGACATCGTGTAAGCAAAAAACGGTTCGTTGTTCCGCAGCAGCGCCGGAAATAGCTGGTACTCGAACGAAAACTTTTCATCCTTCGGGATGTACTTCAAAATGTGCGGCTCCAATACATAAATGCCCGCATTGATCGTGTTGCAGGTAATTTCTTCCGGTTTCGGTTTTTCCAGAAAGCGGCGCACGCGGCCATCGCTTTCCGTTTCGACCAACCCATAAGCCGAAGGATTTTCCACCGGTGTCAGCACGATGGTTGCCGCCGCCTGACGTTCGCGGTGATATGCCAGAACTTTGGCAATGTCTATGTCCGTCAAAATGTCGCCATTGAACACGACGGCGGTTTGCGACAAATGCTCTTCGGCGTTTTTGTAAGCTCCGGCGGTTCCCAGCGGCGAAGCTTCCACGGTGTAGTAAATCCTGATGCCAAAATCTTCGCCATCGCCGAAAATGTCCCTGATTTTGTCGGGCTTGTACGACAGCGACAGCGTGATTTCCTTGATCCCGGCGCGTTTCAACAGGTCAATTTGATAAAAGAGGAAGGGGCGATTGACGATAGGTACGACGGGCTTGGGGGTGTAAATGGTTAGCGGCCTCAGGCGCGTTCCTTCGCCACCTGCCAGTATAAGTGCTTGCATCAGAACCGAAGTGTTCTCCTTGCTTAAAAACTTTCCCTCGGAAAGATGCGAGAGTCTAACAATCGAAGATAGGGAAATCAAAACCTGGGTGCGCGACTCCTCCGGCTCGCAGGCTTGGGGATTCGTCTCATCAAAAACTGGGTGAGTAACCAAGACCGCACGCTGGAAGCGATGCGTACCCGGGTTTTGACGGTTTCCGATGGCTTGCAGTATTTTATGCGCCTTGATTTCCTGTCTTCATACTCAATCAGCAGAAAAGTAAACACGAAATAGGACCCCGATTTATGTCTGTACCGTTGAAACAACTTCAAGACAGTCTGCCCAATCAGGTGGACGAAGCGTTGGCCAAACACGTGCGCTCGGCGGAAAGCTGGGCGACTAAAGTCCGGCTATGGCTGGCACTGACCTCGCTCGTTGCGGCGTATTGGATGTGGAATCATCGTTCCGACGCCAGAACCATTTATCTGGCGTTTGCCGGTTTGTGGTTGGTGACAATGTTCGTTGTCAGCGCCTTGACCAAACGCAACGCTTCGGATTCCCTGGCCACCAAAACGACTTTGTTTGACCTGACCATTGTCCACCTGGGATTGATTGCATTCGTTACCCAGGGACTATTCCCAAAAATTGGCGCGGGAGTGTTCCTCTGCTATTTCCCAATTCTGGCCGTTGCCGCGACTCGCTACCGAATGATGCTGGTGGTCCAATCGGCTGCGTACGCGTTGGTCGGCTACGGATTGATTTCGTATTGGGCGGGCAGCCCGCCATGGTTCCGGTTATCGTTGCTGGCGGCAACCGCGTTTGTCTTTGCGGTGGGTTCGCACAAACCCAAAGACCTGATGGTTGGCATCGCCAAAAACGCGGCGCAAACCGCCTTCGATCTGGGCAGCAAACAACGAGAAGCCGAACTGACGGAGCAGGTTCATCAACTGTTCATGCCGCCGCCGTTGCTGGATTTACAGACGATCTGGAGTTCCTCAAAACATGGCGCAGGAACGGAAACCGGCGGCGATTACTATCAGGTTTTTGAGACTTCGCGCGGCCCGCTGGCTGTGTTAGGCGATCTTTCCATTGCAAGCGGAAAGAACTTTGAAGCTTTGGCGGCGACAGGCGAACTGCATGCAACACTGACCAAAATCATCAACCGGAATTCTGCCGAACCCAACCTGACGAGGATTCTGGATGAATTGAACGCCGAGCTTTATGAAAAACATTGCCCGTTCACCTGCATCCTAGCGCAATGGCAGGGCGACGAGTTGCGTTACGTCAACGCAGGCCATCTGCCGATGGTTCACCTGAACAAACCGCAGGGTTCTCAGACCACGTGGCATCAACAGTTGCCTGTAACCTGCGGCCCCGTCGGGGAAAGCGAAAGCGCAAAATTCGTCGAATCGGTCGTTCCCTTCCCTGCCCGCGATTTGCTGTTGATGTACACTGATGGAGCCTTTGCCAAGCTGACCAACGACCGCGAACAAGGTATCACCGAAATGGAAGCGATGGCCGAGCGCTTCAGCGGCGGCGAAGTCACTACGCTCTGCCATCGCGTGTTCGATTGCGGCCAGCCGGGCTACGACCCAATCAAAGATGACGCTACGGTCGTTGTCATTCGCCGCCAGCCAACGAAAGGTGAGGAGCCGAAACAGGCAGGTGCATCTTCGTAAACCGACGGGGCGACGTGGAGACAAGGTGACTGGGCGAAAGTCCGTCTTCAATGTCTCCCGGTCTCCCCGTCTCGCCGTCAGATTTATGTTGATCCTGGGAATCGAAAGTTCGTGCGATGAAACCGCTGCCGCCGTGATTGACGACGGCACGCAAGTCCTGTCGAACGTCATTTACTCGCAAATCGCCACCCACAAACGATACGGCGGCGTCGTTCCCGAACTGGCTTCGCGCGAACATCTGGAAAAGATCGAAGGCGTTGTGGACGAAGCCTTGAAAAAGGCGGGAATCAGCTACGCGCAACTCGATGGCATCGCCGTCACGCAAGGCCCCGGCCTGGTCGGTTCGCTGCTGGTCGGCATCAACTTCGCCAAAGCGGTCGCATTTGCCACCGGCAAGCCGATCGTCGGCGTCAATCACATCGAAGGCCACGTGTATTCAACCGCCTTTGAATTTCCTTCGCCCGAATATCCTGCGCTAGCGCTGATCGTCAGCGGAGGCCACACCAACCTGTTCCTAATTCCCGAACCCGAAAAGTACAAACTCGTCGCCCGCACACGCGACGACGCCGCTGGCGAAGCTTTTGACAAGGTTTCCAAACTGATTGGATTGGGGTATCCCGGCGGCCCTGTGATTGATCGGCTCGCCGCACAAGGCAACAAACGCGCGATTATCTTTCCGCTGGCCGAAATCAAAGAAAAAGACGGCAGCGGATTGAGTCTGGATTTTTCCTTCAGCGGGCTGAAAACGGCAGTGCTGCGCCACGTTCGCGAAAATCAGATCGAACCGGTCGCCGATCCCTCGAACCCTGGTCAACAGATTCTTGACCTCTGCGCCAGTTTTCAAAACGCCGTCGTTCGCGCGCTTGTCCGCAGCCTTCGCAAAGCCGCCGAACGTTACCGGCCGCGCACCATCCTGCTGGCCGGAGGCGTTGCCTGCAACAGCGAACTCCGCTCCGCGGTCCAAAAACTCGCCGACGAACTGAAGATTCCCGCTTACATTCCCTCGCCCATTTACACCACCGACAACGCTGGAATGATTGCGGCAGCGGCGTATCCCAAACTGCTGCGCGGAGAATCC
This region of Acidobacteriota bacterium genomic DNA includes:
- a CDS encoding serine/threonine-protein phosphatase, producing the protein MSVPLKQLQDSLPNQVDEALAKHVRSAESWATKVRLWLALTSLVAAYWMWNHRSDARTIYLAFAGLWLVTMFVVSALTKRNASDSLATKTTLFDLTIVHLGLIAFVTQGLFPKIGAGVFLCYFPILAVAATRYRMMLVVQSAAYALVGYGLISYWAGSPPWFRLSLLAATAFVFAVGSHKPKDLMVGIAKNAAQTAFDLGSKQREAELTEQVHQLFMPPPLLDLQTIWSSSKHGAGTETGGDYYQVFETSRGPLAVLGDLSIASGKNFEALAATGELHATLTKIINRNSAEPNLTRILDELNAELYEKHCPFTCILAQWQGDELRYVNAGHLPMVHLNKPQGSQTTWHQQLPVTCGPVGESESAKFVESVVPFPARDLLLMYTDGAFAKLTNDREQGITEMEAMAERFSGGEVTTLCHRVFDCGQPGYDPIKDDATVVVIRRQPTKGEEPKQAGASS
- a CDS encoding YvcK family protein; protein product: MANNHPSDKTYTVSVIGGGTGSFSVLSGLGPYENLQINSIVTMMDSGGDSGRLRDEFGMLPPGDVRRCLVALSEESKLLRDLFSFRFVNAPLENRSFGNLFLLALTKMLGSEKEAVEAISRILKIRGRVIPVTWNHSHLYAELADGKIVAGEANISVPEHDARIPIERVYLDPQADANPEAVEAILESDFVVFAPGDLFTSTIPNLLVKGIPEAIRQTRAPVIYVLNLMTKHGETDDYSASQHVAQIIRYAGRSPDAVLVHQGTVPAEMALKYEEEKARQVRVDVADLHRLGVKLVKAGDVMSATSLVRHDSARTAKALIDVFDELNPMNH
- a CDS encoding Dabb family protein, with amino-acid sequence MIRHIVIFKFKPEVSQTDRNGFLEMLRALPSKISEIIDFEAGFDVVRSARAFDLALVSTYADLAALDRYAKHEHHLPVIARSKEICEQIASVDFEC
- a CDS encoding tetratricopeptide repeat protein, with amino-acid sequence MKRKALFSSIILFVLTFWQNELLSSASRASANEVWLKAQSKHFTLVGNASEKQIRRVGAELEKFREAVSRLSGIWQRRFAPPVTVFVFKDVESYEPFKPLYHGKPTDVSGYLQSSNDSAYITLTTDYRRQDPEAVIFHEYVHFLTSGSKRSLPAWLNEGLAEYFGTFVLVGDGRQIVIGQPIPAHLRKLREAGWLPMQTLLTVSNDSPVYQETDKKTVFYAQSWALVHWMMAGDADRQSRCREFLAALTDGLSAEEAFKQIFQTDIANLELELREYVRRNKFNSQTISFNRRIETDESITITELGDAELKAHLGDLLWHIEQDDTAEFALERALKIDPKQPLALSSLGLLRLKQKHYGEARQLLQQAIETGSATYLTYYSHAFAWQQQYVDSTGFVSYFDPQAVTAMRASLNRARELMPDFPDTYKTLAFINLVEHENLEESVELAKKAIALEPGREDFQYTLAQVYLKLHQFSQARQTLKTLLAKGANVDIRQRANQLLQSIDLRESEVVQERAETERRLRREQETASQPADDPTRPPGKRFDGEQVRGLLTRLDCSDKEVTLTVVSGVRTYKFRANWGKLALVRHTREIPNQITCGAMTPAPQVIVTYRPASDQPSRLQVKFDGEPVGVEFLKPTGN
- a CDS encoding NDP-sugar synthase, translated to MQALILAGGEGTRLRPLTIYTPKPVVPIVNRPFLFYQIDLLKRAGIKEITLSLSYKPDKIRDIFGDGEDFGIRIYYTVEASPLGTAGAYKNAEEHLSQTAVVFNGDILTDIDIAKVLAYHRERQAAATIVLTPVENPSAYGLVETESDGRVRRFLEKPKPEEITCNTINAGIYVLEPHILKYIPKDEKFSFEYQLFPALLRNNEPFFAYTMSDYWLDIGTPQRYWQANDDLINGRIKSFDVERMPVATSNTSTLSAEAEPAKIDALSVIDPSCLIKPGTEIINSVLGANCVIEERVKIENSVLLAGARVGKAAEVRNSIIGKSAIIGRNSKVDGAALGDKSSLTDYSIA
- the recJ gene encoding single-stranded-DNA-specific exonuclease RecJ, which translates into the protein MTPSPTKIMRGISGARWHLASCDESAVRTLRQETGEEEVLIRCLLNRGLSHATEIKKFLAPEFSTDLHPPSLLRDMAQAVARLRQAIANRQKILIVTDFDVDGTTSSVILSQTLKLLGGGDLIECYIPNRFTEGYGLSKQIVEKAAKEGFSLIVTADIGIKSHAEARLARQSGVDLIICDHHLPDGEDVPADAFAVLCPKGSSGIGYPNKHLAACGVSLKLAQALLEDHPKRDAIVASLAKMTAIGTVADMVDLAVSENRAIVSHGLKGLSQPSANPGLRALLKLSNVGNPITPFDVGFKIGPRINAAGRVAHANTVLKLFGTSDENEANKLALELEQMNSTRQHIQSVLVEKLKQSLEQKKDDLDRVLVFSGTEEEGFHRGVLGIACSKIVEMTGRPTLICSIENGLAHGSARSINGFHIVEALDSASEVLVKYGGHPMAAGFTVEGGKIEELRWRLNRYAAEVLNEEDLGRIFTADAELELGDATVAMIKSLARLEPYGVGNPQPLFLLRRVPLRSAQILKEKHLKLQLGREKTLLEALWWNAIEHQSRLIIGKEISLMCRLEINSWNNRETCQLKVVDVAVE